Proteins encoded together in one Hevea brasiliensis isolate MT/VB/25A 57/8 chromosome 16, ASM3005281v1, whole genome shotgun sequence window:
- the LOC110651544 gene encoding uncharacterized protein LOC110651544 gives MSQLFSTLLFGDNEEFESFLGDELKGFKGRLSDSQESSLTLHLPLLILMGNEDDALEMAELATDEDGPRTQPASAQLVEKLEMIRIEESGLVCSICSGQLPVGSEARRLPCSHVYHGNCIMEWLQKSKSKTKTCPLCRLC, from the coding sequence ATGTCTCAGTTATTCTCTACTCTTTTATTCGGGGATAACGAAGAATTTGAGTCTTTCTTGGGTGACGAGCTTAAGGGTTTCAAGGGGCGACTATCAGATTCCCAAGAGTCCTCCCTTACGTTGCACTTACCGCTACTGATTTTGATGGGCAACGAGGATGACGCTTTGGAGATGGCAGAATTAGCTACTGATGAAGATGGTCCAAGGACACAGCCCGCCAGTGCCCAACTCGTTGAAAAGCTCGAGATGATAAGAATCGAAGAATCGGGTTTGGTGTGTTCGATTTGCTCGGGCCAATTGCCGGTCGGGTCGGAAGCTAGGCGATTGCCATGTTCTCATGTCTACCATGGCAACTGCATCATGGAGTGGCTGCAGAAGAGTAAGAGCAAGACCAAGACATGTCCTCTTTGTCGATTGTGTTGA